A single window of Triplophysa rosa linkage group LG2, Trosa_1v2, whole genome shotgun sequence DNA harbors:
- the panx1b gene encoding pannexin-1b isoform X2 — protein sequence MAIAHVATEYVFNDFLLKEPCESKYKGVRLELALDKLVSFIAVGLPLLLISLAFAQEVSVGSQITCFPPTSFSLRQAAYVDSFCWAAVESHSADNSAPLRLHKFFPYILLLVAIIMYIPALLWRFTATPSLSSDLNFIMEELDRCYNRAIRLAKSLTSNLDGKDTAEDPHSGIELTEGCFKYPLVEQYLKTKRASWALAAKYLLCRVLTLLTLLLACFYLTYYIFWVSPSDQFSCNLRTGILSNETEVPDALQCKLVAVGVFRLLSCINVVMYIVLVPAVVYAALQPFLEHQRARFLHPYRLLPAFGHALDLEPTGRRYDDLSIYLLFLEENLSELKSYKCLQVLKLLSEEGDAAFDTMCLLRTLGQVRTDMVDRKRSQTVDGKSQLTRTEISSEQKDVSSVLLDDGVHTEKSCSCVKDVRHRVV from the exons ATGGCTATAGCTCACGTTGCGACTGAATATGtatttaatgattttttattgAAAGAACCCTGCGAATCTAAGTACAAAGGCGTGCGGCTGGAACTGGCCTTGGACAAACTGGTCAGCTTTATCGCGGTTGGGCTTCCTTTGTTACTCATTTCCCTCGCCTTTGCACAAGAAGTCTCTGTTG gtTCCCAAATCACCTGTTTTCCACCCACCAGCTTCTCATTGCGGCAGGCTGCATACGTAGATTCCTTCTGCTGGGCTGCAGTGGAGAGTCACTCCGCAGACAATAGTGCCCCCCTTCGACTACACAAG TTCTTTCCTTATATCCTATTGCTGGTCGCCATCATCATGTATATTCCTGCTCTGTTGTGGCGTTTCACGGCTACCCCTTCCCTTTCCTCTGACCTCAATTTTATCATGGAGGAACTTGACCGTTGCTACAATCGTGCCATCCGTCTAGCTAAGAGCCTAACGTCCAACCTTGATGGCAAAGACACTGCAGAAGATCCACACAG TGGTATTGAATTGACTGAAGGTTGTTTTAAGTACCCTCTGGTCGAGCAGTACCTAAAAACAAAGCGTGCATCATGGGCTTTGGcagcgaaatatcttctttgtcgGGTTTTAACCCTCCTCACTTTACTGCTTGCCTGCTTTTATCTGACATACTACATCTTTTGGGTTTCACCAAGTGACCAGTTCTCCTGTAACCTGcgcacag GTATATTATCAAATGAGACTGAGGTACCAGACGCATTGCAGTGTAAACTAGTGGCAGTGGGTGTATTCCGCCTCCTAAGCTGCATTAATGTGGTGATGTATATAGTGTTAGTACCTGCTGTGGTCTATGCTGCCCTTCAACCTTTTCTTGAACACCAGCGTGCCCGGTTTCTCCATCCATACCGCCTATTGCCTGCTTTCGGGCATGCCCTCGATTTAGAGCCTACAGGTCGACGCTATGATGACCTCAGCATCTATCTGCTGTTCCTGGAGGAGAACTTGAGTGAGCTTAAGAGCTACAAATGTTTGCAG GTATTAAAACTGCTGTCAGAGGAAGGAGATGCAGCGTTTGACACCATGTGTCTCCTCAGGACTTTGGGACAAGTGAGGACTGACATGGTGGACAGGAAACGATCCCAAACAGTCGATGGAAAATCTCAATTAACTAGGACAGAAATAAGTTCTGAACAGAAAG ATGTTTCCTCTGTTCTGCTGGATGATGGCGTACACACAGAGAAAAGCTGCAGCTGTGTGAAAGATGTGAGACACAGGGTGGtctga
- the panx1b gene encoding pannexin-1b isoform X3, translating to MAIAHVATEYVFNDFLLKEPCESKYKGVRLELALDKLVSFIAVGLPLLLISLAFAQEVSVGSQITCFPPTSFSLRQAAYVDSFCWAAVESHSADNSAPLRLHKFFPYILLLVAIIMYIPALLWRFTATPSLSSDLNFIMEELDRCYNRAIRLAKSLTSNLDGKDTAEDPHSGIELTEGCFKYPLVEQYLKTKRASWALAAKYLLCRVLTLLTLLLACFYLTYYIFWVSPSDQFSCNLRTGILSNETEVPDALQCKLVAVGVFRLLSCINVVMYIVLVPAVVYAALQPFLEHQRARFLHPYRLLPAFGHALDLEPTGRRYDDLSIYLLFLEENLSELKSYKCLQVLKLLSEEGDAAFDTMCLLRTLGQVRTDMVDRKRSQTVDGKSQLTRTEISSEQKGHFPRLMHDRGKQSRI from the exons ATGGCTATAGCTCACGTTGCGACTGAATATGtatttaatgattttttattgAAAGAACCCTGCGAATCTAAGTACAAAGGCGTGCGGCTGGAACTGGCCTTGGACAAACTGGTCAGCTTTATCGCGGTTGGGCTTCCTTTGTTACTCATTTCCCTCGCCTTTGCACAAGAAGTCTCTGTTG gtTCCCAAATCACCTGTTTTCCACCCACCAGCTTCTCATTGCGGCAGGCTGCATACGTAGATTCCTTCTGCTGGGCTGCAGTGGAGAGTCACTCCGCAGACAATAGTGCCCCCCTTCGACTACACAAG TTCTTTCCTTATATCCTATTGCTGGTCGCCATCATCATGTATATTCCTGCTCTGTTGTGGCGTTTCACGGCTACCCCTTCCCTTTCCTCTGACCTCAATTTTATCATGGAGGAACTTGACCGTTGCTACAATCGTGCCATCCGTCTAGCTAAGAGCCTAACGTCCAACCTTGATGGCAAAGACACTGCAGAAGATCCACACAG TGGTATTGAATTGACTGAAGGTTGTTTTAAGTACCCTCTGGTCGAGCAGTACCTAAAAACAAAGCGTGCATCATGGGCTTTGGcagcgaaatatcttctttgtcgGGTTTTAACCCTCCTCACTTTACTGCTTGCCTGCTTTTATCTGACATACTACATCTTTTGGGTTTCACCAAGTGACCAGTTCTCCTGTAACCTGcgcacag GTATATTATCAAATGAGACTGAGGTACCAGACGCATTGCAGTGTAAACTAGTGGCAGTGGGTGTATTCCGCCTCCTAAGCTGCATTAATGTGGTGATGTATATAGTGTTAGTACCTGCTGTGGTCTATGCTGCCCTTCAACCTTTTCTTGAACACCAGCGTGCCCGGTTTCTCCATCCATACCGCCTATTGCCTGCTTTCGGGCATGCCCTCGATTTAGAGCCTACAGGTCGACGCTATGATGACCTCAGCATCTATCTGCTGTTCCTGGAGGAGAACTTGAGTGAGCTTAAGAGCTACAAATGTTTGCAG GTATTAAAACTGCTGTCAGAGGAAGGAGATGCAGCGTTTGACACCATGTGTCTCCTCAGGACTTTGGGACAAGTGAGGACTGACATGGTGGACAGGAAACGATCCCAAACAGTCGATGGAAAATCTCAATTAACTAGGACAGAAATAAGTTCTGAACAGAAAG gacatttcccacgccttatgcatgacagagggaagcagtcaagaatatga
- the panx1b gene encoding pannexin-1b isoform X1: protein MAIAHVATEYVFNDFLLKEPCESKYKGVRLELALDKLVSFIAVGLPLLLISLAFAQEVSVGSQITCFPPTSFSLRQAAYVDSFCWAAVESHSADNSAPLRLHKFFPYILLLVAIIMYIPALLWRFTATPSLSSDLNFIMEELDRCYNRAIRLAKSLTSNLDGKDTAEDPHSGIELTEGCFKYPLVEQYLKTKRASWALAAKYLLCRVLTLLTLLLACFYLTYYIFWVSPSDQFSCNLRTGILSNETEVPDALQCKLVAVGVFRLLSCINVVMYIVLVPAVVYAALQPFLEHQRARFLHPYRLLPAFGHALDLEPTGRRYDDLSIYLLFLEENLSELKSYKCLQVLKLLSEEGDAAFDTMCLLRTLGQVRTDMVDRKRSQTVDGKSQLTRTEISSEQKGKRVIGKVNLIWQTFFRNQTTNSQLHKSIITTKAFFCFISKKYNNKQQQDSLNRTRCYNPTISAQFNCPIGHFPRLMHDRGKQSRI, encoded by the exons ATGGCTATAGCTCACGTTGCGACTGAATATGtatttaatgattttttattgAAAGAACCCTGCGAATCTAAGTACAAAGGCGTGCGGCTGGAACTGGCCTTGGACAAACTGGTCAGCTTTATCGCGGTTGGGCTTCCTTTGTTACTCATTTCCCTCGCCTTTGCACAAGAAGTCTCTGTTG gtTCCCAAATCACCTGTTTTCCACCCACCAGCTTCTCATTGCGGCAGGCTGCATACGTAGATTCCTTCTGCTGGGCTGCAGTGGAGAGTCACTCCGCAGACAATAGTGCCCCCCTTCGACTACACAAG TTCTTTCCTTATATCCTATTGCTGGTCGCCATCATCATGTATATTCCTGCTCTGTTGTGGCGTTTCACGGCTACCCCTTCCCTTTCCTCTGACCTCAATTTTATCATGGAGGAACTTGACCGTTGCTACAATCGTGCCATCCGTCTAGCTAAGAGCCTAACGTCCAACCTTGATGGCAAAGACACTGCAGAAGATCCACACAG TGGTATTGAATTGACTGAAGGTTGTTTTAAGTACCCTCTGGTCGAGCAGTACCTAAAAACAAAGCGTGCATCATGGGCTTTGGcagcgaaatatcttctttgtcgGGTTTTAACCCTCCTCACTTTACTGCTTGCCTGCTTTTATCTGACATACTACATCTTTTGGGTTTCACCAAGTGACCAGTTCTCCTGTAACCTGcgcacag GTATATTATCAAATGAGACTGAGGTACCAGACGCATTGCAGTGTAAACTAGTGGCAGTGGGTGTATTCCGCCTCCTAAGCTGCATTAATGTGGTGATGTATATAGTGTTAGTACCTGCTGTGGTCTATGCTGCCCTTCAACCTTTTCTTGAACACCAGCGTGCCCGGTTTCTCCATCCATACCGCCTATTGCCTGCTTTCGGGCATGCCCTCGATTTAGAGCCTACAGGTCGACGCTATGATGACCTCAGCATCTATCTGCTGTTCCTGGAGGAGAACTTGAGTGAGCTTAAGAGCTACAAATGTTTGCAG GTATTAAAACTGCTGTCAGAGGAAGGAGATGCAGCGTTTGACACCATGTGTCTCCTCAGGACTTTGGGACAAGTGAGGACTGACATGGTGGACAGGAAACGATCCCAAACAGTCGATGGAAAATCTCAATTAACTAGGACAGAAATAAGTTCTGAACAGAAAGGTAAGCGTGTCATTGGAAAAGTAAACTTAATCTGGCAGACATTTTTCAGAAATCAGACTACCAATTCACAATTACACAAAAGCATAATAAcaacaaaagcatttttttgttttatatcaaaaaagtataacaataaacaacaacaagattcgcttaataggactaggtgttataatcccactatttcagcacagtttaattgcccaataggacatttcccacgccttatgcatgacagagggaagcagtcaagaatatga